In a single window of the Methanolobus psychrophilus R15 genome:
- a CDS encoding AsnC family transcriptional regulator: protein MDENTRHILECLEEDARMTSEQIAALTDLSAEEVRNRIIEMENNGVIRKYKTVVDWDLAGDENVYAIIELKVSLERRLGYQALVERLYKFPEVRSVRLLSGQYDLSLTVGGRSMKEVAFFVAEKISTLDQVQHTTTHFVLKTYKEDGIILYEEDRVARLPVTP from the coding sequence ATGGATGAAAATACACGTCATATACTCGAATGCCTCGAAGAGGATGCAAGGATGACATCTGAGCAGATAGCAGCCCTTACGGATCTTTCTGCCGAAGAGGTACGCAACAGAATTATCGAAATGGAAAATAACGGTGTCATCCGCAAGTACAAAACAGTAGTTGACTGGGATCTTGCGGGTGATGAGAACGTGTACGCAATCATCGAGCTCAAGGTAAGCCTGGAGCGCAGGCTTGGTTATCAGGCACTCGTGGAACGTCTCTACAAGTTCCCGGAAGTGCGCTCGGTCAGGCTGCTTTCAGGGCAGTATGACCTGTCTCTTACAGTGGGTGGGCGTTCTATGAAAGAAGTCGCTTTCTTTGTAGCGGAGAAGATATCCACTCTTGACCAGGTACAGCACACTACGACTCATTTCGTGCTCAAGACCTACAAGGAGGACGGGATTATCCTCTATGAAGAGGATCGTGTCGCACGTTTGCCTGTAACGCCTTAA
- a CDS encoding type III restriction protein res subunit has product MGYNEADTRAKLIDPKLHSIGWKEDLIRRETTAGAVEIINGKTKRKSGKADYLLCLPTSKGQNPLPVAVIEAKKEDEFAGFGIDQAKEYAKYLNVPYVFSTNGHSFVSYDAFNKRFSDEFPLNQFPTPDILKSHYETGKGLCLEDEMAKPLLVPYKGGQSERRYYQDAAIRATFEKIAAKQEKWNRVLLSLATGSGKTRIASQILYKLAETGQLRKALFVCDRNELRKQGFGRMFAVFGDNADFVENKDPKKNARIIVSTYQALGIDEDGDESFFLEHFPKNYFSHIIIDECHRSAWNKWSVVLKNNPDAVQIGLTATPRQISGGSADERGMDKEINRNNIEYFGEPVYEYPYYKGWEDGYLAACEIVKRHPDIDDRLLSGQEIVNMGARDAKTGNLLTIHDTREAYGKKSYERDLILPDRVKAMCEDLMNMFEETGGLKQKTIIFCVNDKHAGDVANTFNNLYVERGLPECDKFAFKCTQKGISAGILGESQEVLIANMRGSQNSHFIATTVDLLTTGVDIPCVQNIVFFNYVNSPIQFYQMVGRGTRIDEGFNKYMFRIYDYTNVTRLFGEDFISSPRSTPSNPSKKSTSEKRKIAKVQGYEVEIKDEGTFILMRDDATGKEKPVTIEEYKEQLAASLVDQAKDIDLLREMWINPEDRKHLVSALPGGNQGAYLLRDLLELDDCDLFDIFSEIGFGVPAKTRDERVEAFDYKNKEWLMSLPSDSSEVIKALVDQFRENGIEELESRDVFNVAEIKKLGGVKALGRISTKVNNLMTDIKARLLAA; this is encoded by the coding sequence ATGGGCTATAACGAAGCAGATACCAGAGCAAAACTTATTGATCCAAAACTTCATTCAATCGGTTGGAAAGAAGATCTAATAAGACGTGAAACTACTGCTGGTGCTGTTGAAATTATAAACGGCAAAACAAAAAGGAAAAGCGGTAAAGCAGATTACCTTTTATGTTTACCAACCTCTAAAGGCCAAAATCCGTTGCCTGTAGCAGTTATTGAGGCTAAAAAGGAAGATGAGTTTGCTGGCTTTGGTATTGATCAGGCCAAGGAATATGCAAAATATCTCAATGTTCCTTATGTCTTTTCAACCAATGGGCATTCCTTTGTATCCTATGATGCTTTTAATAAACGCTTTAGTGATGAGTTTCCTCTAAATCAGTTTCCTACGCCTGATATATTAAAATCTCATTATGAAACGGGAAAGGGCTTGTGCCTTGAAGATGAAATGGCAAAACCCTTACTTGTGCCCTATAAAGGTGGTCAATCAGAAAGGCGCTATTATCAGGATGCGGCTATTAGAGCCACATTTGAAAAAATAGCTGCAAAACAGGAGAAATGGAACAGAGTTTTGTTATCTCTTGCTACTGGATCTGGAAAAACAAGAATAGCCTCTCAGATACTTTACAAGCTTGCTGAAACCGGACAACTCAGGAAGGCTTTGTTTGTCTGCGACAGAAATGAACTGAGAAAACAAGGCTTTGGTCGGATGTTTGCTGTATTTGGAGATAATGCTGATTTTGTTGAAAATAAAGACCCAAAGAAGAATGCTCGTATTATTGTTTCTACTTATCAGGCTCTTGGTATTGACGAAGATGGAGATGAATCATTTTTCCTTGAGCATTTTCCGAAGAACTACTTTAGCCACATTATTATTGATGAGTGTCACAGGAGTGCTTGGAACAAGTGGAGCGTTGTTCTGAAGAACAATCCCGATGCAGTTCAGATAGGCTTAACGGCTACACCAAGGCAGATTAGCGGAGGCAGTGCCGATGAGAGAGGAATGGATAAGGAAATCAACCGGAATAACATAGAGTACTTTGGTGAGCCGGTTTATGAATATCCATACTATAAGGGATGGGAAGACGGTTATCTGGCAGCTTGTGAGATTGTAAAAAGGCATCCTGATATTGATGATAGATTACTTAGTGGACAAGAGATAGTTAATATGGGTGCCAGGGATGCAAAGACAGGTAATCTACTAACAATTCATGATACAAGAGAAGCTTATGGCAAGAAAAGCTATGAAAGAGATCTCATCCTTCCTGATAGAGTTAAAGCCATGTGTGAAGATCTGATGAATATGTTTGAAGAGACTGGTGGTCTCAAGCAGAAAACAATAATTTTCTGTGTAAACGACAAGCATGCTGGTGATGTGGCCAACACATTCAACAATCTCTATGTCGAAAGAGGATTACCGGAATGTGATAAATTTGCTTTCAAATGCACTCAAAAGGGAATCTCAGCAGGAATTCTTGGTGAATCTCAGGAAGTGCTTATAGCAAACATGAGAGGAAGCCAAAACTCGCATTTCATTGCAACAACTGTTGACTTATTAACAACAGGCGTTGACATTCCTTGTGTTCAAAATATTGTTTTCTTCAATTACGTGAATTCACCTATCCAATTCTACCAGATGGTAGGCCGTGGAACAAGAATTGATGAAGGCTTTAACAAGTATATGTTCAGAATTTATGATTACACTAATGTTACAAGACTATTTGGTGAAGATTTCATTTCAAGTCCAAGATCTACTCCTTCTAACCCTTCAAAGAAAAGCACAAGTGAGAAAAGAAAGATAGCAAAAGTTCAGGGCTATGAAGTAGAGATCAAGGATGAAGGAACTTTTATCTTGATGCGTGATGATGCCACAGGAAAAGAAAAGCCTGTAACTATAGAGGAATATAAGGAACAGTTAGCAGCTTCTCTTGTAGATCAAGCAAAGGATATAGATCTTCTAAGGGAAATGTGGATTAATCCTGAGGATAGAAAACATCTGGTTTCAGCCCTACCAGGTGGTAATCAAGGCGCATATTTATTAAGGGATTTGCTTGAACTTGATGATTGTGACCTTTTCGACATATTCTCTGAGATAGGGTTTGGTGTTCCTGCCAAGACAAGAGATGAAAGAGTTGAAGCCTTTGATTACAAAAACAAAGAATGGCTTATGAGTTTGCCCTCTGATTCTTCAGAAGTGATCAAAGCATTGGTTGATCAATTCAGAGAAAATGGTATTGAAGAGTTAGAAAGCAGAGATGTTTTTAATGTAGCTGAAATTAAGAAATTAGGAGGTGTAAAAGCACTTGGTAGAATTAGTACCAAGGTCAATAATTT
- a CDS encoding AAA ATPase, with protein MVFIVRTVQKTNPIVNRDIVAEPVESTAEYLVLEPAGYPMTSILEEYPEIEDSGLFEHYARDQWKGVTATKGDYLFDKRMYPDFAYRVKEVEPPESVIGPDTSIIVRDMVDNTVPKIEFRSKVSFDDVIGQFSARQKCRLIERFLEEPEKFGKWAPRNILFYGPSGTGKTMFAKAIANKAQVPIIPVKATELIGEFVGEGARQIHQLYERAQEMAPCIIFIDELDAIALDRRNQELRGDVAEIVNALLTEMDGIVERPGICTIGATNRTDTLDPAVRSRFEEEIEFILPNEQERYQILESNISTFPLEVADVDLSSLAKMTEGLSGRDLVEKVLKTALHRAIIDDRDSVTQEDFENSIKRIRRVNEALNPEKMYI; from the coding sequence ATGGTATTCATAGTACGGACTGTTCAGAAAACCAACCCTATAGTAAACAGGGACATTGTAGCGGAACCTGTGGAAAGCACAGCGGAGTACCTGGTGCTTGAGCCTGCGGGCTATCCGATGACCAGCATTCTGGAAGAGTATCCTGAAATAGAGGATTCCGGGCTATTCGAGCATTATGCCAGGGATCAATGGAAAGGTGTCACGGCTACCAAAGGTGATTATCTATTTGATAAGCGCATGTATCCTGATTTTGCATACAGGGTGAAGGAAGTTGAACCGCCGGAGTCTGTCATTGGCCCTGATACCAGCATTATCGTGCGTGATATGGTGGATAATACTGTCCCGAAGATCGAATTCAGAAGCAAGGTCAGTTTTGATGATGTAATAGGACAGTTTAGCGCACGCCAGAAGTGCAGGCTCATCGAGCGTTTTCTTGAGGAGCCGGAGAAGTTTGGTAAATGGGCGCCCCGGAACATACTTTTCTATGGTCCGTCAGGGACCGGCAAGACCATGTTCGCCAAGGCCATTGCAAATAAGGCACAGGTCCCCATAATCCCTGTGAAGGCAACCGAGCTTATAGGGGAATTTGTAGGTGAGGGGGCCCGCCAGATACACCAGCTCTATGAGCGGGCGCAGGAAATGGCACCATGCATAATCTTTATCGATGAACTGGATGCCATCGCCCTTGACCGGAGAAATCAGGAGTTGCGTGGCGATGTGGCAGAGATAGTAAACGCCTTGCTTACTGAAATGGATGGTATCGTGGAGCGCCCGGGCATCTGCACCATAGGGGCCACTAACAGGACAGATACGCTTGACCCTGCTGTGCGCAGCAGGTTTGAGGAAGAGATAGAATTTATACTGCCCAATGAGCAGGAGCGTTATCAGATACTGGAATCCAACATAAGCACCTTCCCTCTTGAAGTTGCCGACGTCGATCTGAGCTCCCTTGCTAAAATGACGGAAGGTCTTTCAGGGCGTGACCTTGTTGAGAAGGTTCTCAAAACAGCACTGCATCGAGCTATTATCGATGACAGGGACAGTGTTACCCAGGAAGATTTCGAGAATTCTATCAAGAGGATCAGGAGAGTTAATGAGGCCCTGAACCCTGAGAAGATGTACATTTAG
- a CDS encoding 30S ribosomal protein S8e, with product MKWQGRSRRSYTGAKIKAFRSKRKHELGRESADTRIAVTKRKNVSTTGGNRKVRLMQCDVVNVTDAQGRTQKTTMTTVIGNTANEHYVRRNILTRGSVVKTALGNAKVTSRPGQDGVVNAVLIE from the coding sequence ATGAAATGGCAAGGCAGATCCAGAAGAAGCTATACAGGTGCCAAGATCAAGGCATTCCGCAGCAAGAGAAAGCACGAATTAGGACGCGAATCAGCTGACACCCGCATAGCTGTGACCAAGAGAAAGAACGTTTCAACTACCGGCGGTAACAGAAAGGTAAGACTCATGCAGTGCGATGTCGTGAATGTCACCGACGCACAGGGCAGGACCCAGAAGACAACCATGACCACTGTGATCGGAAATACCGCAAACGAGCACTACGTCAGACGTAACATCCTCACAAGAGGCTCAGTCGTTAAGACCGCTCTTGGTAATGCAAAGGTCACAAGCCGCCCCGGACAGGACGGAGTTGTCAACGCAGTACTGATCGAATAA
- a CDS encoding Type I restriction-modification system methyltransferase subunit, which yields MSESTSQGIPFLELNESGLRLFKCNDISFTHLRREGFDCLSSRKKPDQIVAHNNQILIGIEDKDNASDMEKAINQIKDNYLSVLPNTNYFIARVGDQVKTFFRIGNDNITEIGTTYKGKEVSCFGKKVISKQNAVAQNHLLLLSEQILLGKKPVNNSLEILPPKEYYNPLIVKEPTIYGLWQKIFVATGENAHTCLATFIELLLYKGISDAKLLPQDYLITELANPAKTNSLDTYKNVIRSYIKVNVFPTIANQPGVINGFAFDKQETVFKNVLSDLCELGNLANRQIDPDFKRRVIEAFLGSAHSEGTIKNGKHLTPRSIIQAIWEMASPSAGKKVIDPACGVGGFVLEGLNYPYEFNPLSYNCFGIDRDEQMIITAKANMILHLLDKFVDPSYDNKKLVEKINSTFLHATHNGTGTLGEMELINKASSEEETASNGNSDNSIELLYPIHSADYVLTNIPYYVNGVKQIDDSLIEANLFSFYKSCGLGVESRFIKYILYQIKNGNPGWAYVIVTDGILYRHKDKIRDVIKEHADVMGIISLPVGCFQNNNWKTSILIFKTKSEMKEYSPVFLYDIENIGLSLDSYRTPIDENDIPNMKIAWEKRLSGTNADSKCKLVSRDEFDKCGRWSELFDWCREKTNDDKISFQEFLEQSHVIIEDLNQIINQGDKELGDIFSLEDYIEVKLDNQDYFTTRQHDNYVTVRHARLNLGSYPLYSSKTDGPIHLMYDETNPPLLIENETNQENNMLISWNIKGDPCEDIRLHETPFYVTENRGLIEIVNDNICLEYVLYYLREHLKNDGKFSRLNEAHVGKVKNFFVRIPTDENGGIDLNKQIEVARSYEKINTLKSKVMSKKNDLDELLLNIDVFK from the coding sequence ATGTCTGAAAGTACATCTCAAGGAATCCCTTTTTTAGAACTGAATGAATCAGGTTTAAGACTCTTTAAATGTAACGATATTTCCTTTACGCATTTAAGAAGAGAGGGATTTGATTGTTTATCCAGTCGAAAAAAACCCGATCAAATTGTTGCACATAACAACCAGATTTTGATTGGTATAGAAGATAAAGACAACGCGAGTGATATGGAAAAGGCAATAAATCAAATCAAAGATAATTACTTAAGTGTATTGCCTAATACAAATTATTTTATTGCTCGTGTTGGAGACCAAGTAAAAACTTTTTTTCGAATTGGTAATGATAATATAACAGAGATAGGTACCACATACAAAGGGAAAGAAGTTTCTTGTTTTGGTAAAAAAGTCATTTCAAAACAAAATGCTGTTGCGCAAAATCATCTTTTATTATTGTCTGAACAAATCCTTTTAGGAAAAAAACCAGTAAATAATTCATTAGAAATATTGCCACCAAAAGAATACTATAATCCACTCATAGTCAAAGAGCCAACTATATATGGACTTTGGCAAAAAATTTTCGTTGCAACTGGGGAAAATGCACATACTTGTTTAGCAACATTTATTGAGCTGCTATTATACAAAGGAATATCTGATGCAAAACTTTTACCGCAAGATTATTTAATCACAGAACTAGCTAACCCTGCAAAAACTAATTCTTTGGATACTTATAAAAATGTAATACGTTCATATATTAAAGTTAATGTATTTCCCACGATAGCAAACCAACCAGGGGTCATTAATGGGTTTGCATTCGACAAGCAGGAAACTGTTTTTAAAAATGTATTGAGCGATTTATGTGAACTTGGTAATTTGGCTAACAGGCAAATAGATCCTGATTTTAAAAGGAGAGTAATTGAAGCCTTTTTAGGCTCTGCCCATAGTGAAGGGACTATAAAAAATGGCAAACATTTGACGCCAAGATCAATTATTCAAGCAATATGGGAAATGGCTTCACCATCTGCAGGAAAAAAAGTAATAGATCCTGCGTGTGGTGTGGGTGGTTTTGTATTAGAAGGATTGAATTATCCATATGAATTTAATCCCCTTTCGTACAATTGTTTTGGAATAGATAGAGATGAACAAATGATTATTACTGCAAAAGCAAATATGATTTTGCATTTATTAGATAAATTTGTAGATCCTTCCTATGATAACAAAAAATTAGTTGAAAAAATAAACTCTACTTTTCTTCATGCAACTCATAATGGAACTGGCACTTTGGGAGAGATGGAACTCATTAATAAAGCTAGTTCAGAAGAGGAAACAGCCTCTAATGGCAACTCTGACAATTCAATAGAACTATTATACCCTATACATAGTGCTGATTATGTATTAACAAACATTCCATATTATGTAAATGGTGTAAAGCAAATTGATGACAGCTTGATTGAAGCTAATTTATTCTCTTTCTATAAATCATGTGGATTAGGAGTAGAAAGCCGGTTTATTAAATATATTTTATATCAAATAAAAAATGGGAATCCTGGTTGGGCATATGTAATTGTCACAGATGGGATATTATACAGACATAAGGATAAAATTAGAGATGTAATTAAAGAACATGCCGATGTTATGGGAATAATATCTTTGCCGGTAGGATGTTTCCAAAATAATAACTGGAAAACCTCCATACTAATATTTAAAACTAAAAGTGAAATGAAAGAATATTCTCCTGTGTTCCTCTATGATATCGAAAATATAGGTTTGTCTCTAGATTCTTACAGAACCCCTATAGATGAAAACGACATTCCAAACATGAAAATTGCTTGGGAAAAACGTTTATCTGGAACTAATGCTGATTCTAAATGCAAGTTAGTTAGCAGGGATGAATTCGATAAATGTGGTAGATGGTCAGAGTTATTTGATTGGTGCAGGGAAAAAACAAATGATGACAAGATCTCATTCCAAGAATTCCTTGAACAGTCACATGTTATTATAGAGGATTTAAATCAAATAATTAACCAAGGTGACAAAGAGTTAGGTGATATATTTTCGCTTGAAGATTATATTGAAGTGAAATTAGATAATCAGGATTATTTTACTACAAGGCAACATGACAATTATGTTACAGTAAGACATGCTCGATTAAATCTCGGTTCATATCCGTTATATTCTTCAAAAACGGATGGTCCTATTCATTTAATGTATGATGAAACAAATCCTCCATTACTTATAGAGAATGAAACAAACCAAGAAAATAATATGCTTATAAGCTGGAATATAAAAGGCGACCCATGTGAAGACATAAGATTACACGAAACACCTTTTTATGTTACAGAAAATCGTGGTCTAATTGAGATAGTTAATGACAATATATGCCTCGAATATGTACTTTATTACTTAAGAGAACATCTCAAGAATGATGGGAAGTTTTCAAGATTGAATGAAGCGCACGTTGGGAAAGTAAAGAATTTTTTTGTAAGGATACCAACTGATGAAAACGGTGGCATTGATCTTAATAAACAAATTGAAGTTGCAAGAAGCTATGAAAAAATTAATACATTAAAATCAAAAGTGATGTCTAAGAAAAATGATTTAGACGAATTGCTGTTAAATATTGATGTCTTTAAATAA
- a CDS encoding ribonuclease Z: MLRVTFLGTGGSLPTPERNPSAIMINREGELMLFDCGEGAQQQMMRAKTGMKALSSIFITHFHADHILGIPGLIQTMSFHGRTEPLRIYGPHHVHEFARILSALGYYKLRFEIDAVDLEPGDIIKRDGYSIHAIRTQHSVPSIGYALIEDERIGRFNRYKAIELGVPPGPLFSKLHKGETVEINGKIITSQEVVGDPRPGRKIVYSGDTRPCQSILEASRGADLLIHDSTLANDQQEWAKESMHSTAEEAALLAKEANVSKLILTHISSRYSDNTEPLLKEAKMVFENVTVAEDLMETEVLLREI, translated from the coding sequence ATGCTTCGTGTAACTTTCCTTGGCACCGGTGGCTCCCTGCCAACACCCGAACGTAACCCCTCAGCCATCATGATAAACCGTGAAGGCGAGCTCATGCTGTTTGACTGCGGAGAGGGAGCTCAGCAGCAGATGATGCGGGCAAAGACAGGCATGAAAGCACTGAGCTCTATTTTCATCACTCACTTCCATGCAGACCATATACTTGGGATACCGGGACTGATACAGACAATGTCCTTTCACGGGAGGACAGAGCCCCTCAGGATATACGGGCCCCACCATGTGCATGAGTTCGCAAGGATACTCAGCGCTCTGGGTTATTACAAGCTACGCTTTGAGATAGATGCAGTTGACCTGGAGCCAGGAGATATCATTAAGAGGGACGGCTATTCCATCCATGCCATCAGGACACAGCACAGTGTTCCCAGCATAGGATACGCCCTCATAGAGGACGAGCGTATCGGCAGGTTCAATCGCTATAAAGCCATTGAGCTTGGAGTCCCGCCCGGACCCCTGTTCTCAAAACTCCACAAGGGGGAGACGGTTGAGATCAACGGAAAGATAATCACATCACAAGAAGTTGTCGGAGATCCACGCCCTGGCAGGAAGATCGTATACAGCGGAGATACAAGGCCATGCCAGTCAATACTGGAAGCAAGCCGCGGTGCAGACCTGCTTATCCATGATTCCACACTTGCAAATGACCAGCAGGAATGGGCAAAGGAATCAATGCATTCAACCGCTGAAGAAGCAGCACTCCTCGCGAAAGAAGCAAATGTATCAAAGCTCATATTGACGCACATCAGTTCCAGGTATTCCGATAATACGGAGCCCCTGCTTAAAGAGGCAAAAATGGTCTTTGAGAATGTCACCGTAGCAGAGGACCTTATGGAAACCGAAGTGTTGCTCAGGGAAATATAA
- a CDS encoding class I/II aminotransferase: protein MRKACRPSRFVADVMKKVPPSGIRRYFDLASEIDDVISLGVGEPDFVTPWHIREACIHSLECGETSYTSNYGLLELREELSRFFSDKYGTSYNPNSEILVTSGVSEALDLAIRAITNPGDEILIPQPSYVAYTPSVMFAGGVPSPVDTCLENEFKLHAEDLEAAITDKTKALILNYPNNPTGATMGRKDFEAIADVVSEHDIMVISDEVYDCLTYHGKHTCFTSLDGMRDRTILLNGFSKAYAMTGFRMAYAMAPREVISSMMLIHQYSMLCAPIMGQIGAIEALRNGTHEMERMVRDYDRRRHLIVNGLNKIGLECFEPSGAFYAFPSVQNTGLTSEEFAEKLLFEQKVVTIPGNVFGKAGDGFLRCSYATSREEIEEALARIESFVDGL, encoded by the coding sequence ATGAGAAAAGCATGCCGTCCATCCAGGTTTGTTGCGGATGTAATGAAGAAGGTTCCTCCCTCCGGTATACGCCGCTATTTTGATCTTGCATCAGAGATAGATGACGTTATATCGCTTGGTGTGGGTGAGCCGGATTTCGTAACTCCGTGGCATATCAGGGAAGCATGCATCCATTCTCTCGAGTGCGGGGAGACTTCCTATACTTCCAATTACGGCCTCCTGGAACTTCGTGAAGAATTATCCCGGTTCTTTTCTGATAAATATGGTACTTCGTATAATCCTAATTCGGAGATCCTTGTAACTTCAGGCGTAAGCGAGGCACTGGATCTGGCCATACGCGCAATCACTAATCCAGGCGACGAGATATTGATCCCTCAGCCCTCCTATGTTGCATATACTCCCTCAGTGATGTTTGCAGGAGGAGTGCCTTCTCCGGTGGACACCTGCCTGGAGAACGAGTTCAAGCTGCATGCTGAAGATCTTGAGGCTGCTATCACTGATAAGACAAAGGCTTTGATCCTCAATTACCCGAACAACCCCACGGGTGCTACCATGGGCAGAAAAGACTTTGAGGCCATTGCCGATGTTGTGTCAGAGCATGACATCATGGTGATTTCCGATGAGGTCTATGACTGCCTCACCTACCATGGAAAGCATACTTGTTTTACTTCACTTGATGGTATGCGTGACAGGACGATCCTTCTCAATGGCTTTTCAAAGGCCTATGCAATGACTGGTTTCAGGATGGCCTATGCCATGGCGCCCCGTGAAGTGATCTCTTCCATGATGCTTATACATCAGTACTCCATGTTGTGCGCCCCTATCATGGGCCAGATAGGCGCTATAGAAGCCCTGCGCAACGGCACACATGAAATGGAGCGCATGGTGCGTGATTACGACCGCCGCCGCCACCTTATCGTAAATGGCCTCAACAAGATTGGTCTTGAGTGCTTCGAGCCAAGCGGAGCATTCTATGCTTTCCCGTCCGTGCAGAACACCGGGCTGACCTCAGAAGAGTTTGCTGAAAAGCTCCTCTTTGAGCAGAAAGTGGTCACAATCCCTGGCAATGTCTTTGGTAAGGCAGGTGATGGCTTTTTGCGCTGTTCCTATGCAACTTCCAGGGAAGAGATAGAGGAAGCCCTGGCAAGGATAGAATCATTTGTGGATGGACTGTGA